A window from Opitutia bacterium ISCC 52 encodes these proteins:
- a CDS encoding transporter — MDTVFGTNLTMWDLAVLAFYVVFMFAIGFVYKSFSSDSSDYFRGGGSMLWWMVGASAFMTQFSAWTFTGAAGKAYTDGALVSMIFFGNAVGYFLNYLVTSYRFRRMRVVTPIDSVLKRFGALNEQLFTWTQIPSRVLYGGIWLNGLAIVVSSIFKIDPVITVWVVGISVLVMSVAGGAWAVIASDFIQVLLLMCISIVTCVLALSHPAIGGFSGLIDKVPDHHFSFSLAENSRFVYIWIFTAFVVQAFKLNNMFDSYRYLCVKDDKQAKKASLMACFLMFVGPVIWFIPPMAARVLQPDMGSVFPDLANPAEGAFVYMGMEVLPVGMIGLLVCSLFAATMSSMDSGLNVNAGIIVSNFYKPILRKNAGDKELLLVGKIMSAVFGVLIILAGLLWLNLKDWDLFEIMTVFGSMIAIPIAMPLVWGLFIKGAPRWSAWSTVLVGFAFSIFSKLVEQYGWFGLGELAGREKSDFLYFFSGLGNIVICSIWFFITVWIGRLNNYQPEEHVEEFFRNQNRPVDHDGEGGKDSDNNQGKAMGILCLIYGIFIGLLGVIIPNSMSGRISFLFCGLVIGGIGYFLRRMGTNKTAS; from the coding sequence ATGGATACTGTATTTGGAACTAACCTGACCATGTGGGATTTGGCCGTTTTGGCCTTCTACGTGGTGTTTATGTTCGCCATCGGATTCGTCTACAAAAGTTTCAGTAGCGACTCGAGTGATTACTTTCGCGGTGGTGGAAGCATGCTCTGGTGGATGGTCGGTGCATCTGCATTCATGACGCAGTTTAGCGCCTGGACTTTCACGGGCGCGGCAGGCAAGGCCTACACGGACGGCGCACTGGTATCGATGATCTTTTTTGGCAATGCCGTCGGGTACTTCCTAAACTACTTGGTGACCAGCTATCGGTTTAGGAGAATGCGTGTGGTAACGCCCATCGATTCTGTCTTGAAGCGGTTTGGGGCTCTGAATGAACAATTGTTTACATGGACGCAGATACCTTCTCGCGTTTTGTATGGGGGCATCTGGTTGAACGGACTGGCTATTGTCGTTTCCAGTATTTTCAAGATCGATCCCGTAATTACCGTTTGGGTCGTTGGCATTTCAGTATTAGTGATGTCTGTGGCAGGAGGAGCTTGGGCCGTAATCGCTTCGGATTTTATTCAAGTGTTACTGCTTATGTGTATCAGTATCGTCACTTGCGTTCTAGCGCTGTCGCATCCAGCCATCGGTGGTTTTAGCGGGTTGATCGATAAAGTTCCTGATCATCATTTCTCTTTTAGTTTGGCGGAGAATTCTCGCTTTGTGTATATTTGGATATTCACGGCGTTTGTGGTGCAGGCATTTAAGCTCAACAACATGTTTGATTCTTACCGTTACCTGTGTGTGAAGGATGATAAACAGGCGAAGAAGGCGAGTTTGATGGCCTGTTTTCTAATGTTTGTCGGTCCCGTCATCTGGTTTATCCCGCCTATGGCTGCGCGTGTTCTTCAACCGGACATGGGTTCTGTATTTCCGGACTTAGCGAACCCAGCCGAGGGTGCCTTTGTTTACATGGGTATGGAAGTGCTTCCGGTTGGAATGATTGGGCTACTTGTCTGTAGTTTATTTGCTGCTACCATGTCTTCCATGGACAGCGGATTGAATGTAAATGCTGGGATCATTGTTAGTAATTTCTACAAACCAATCTTGCGCAAAAATGCAGGGGATAAGGAGCTTCTCCTGGTCGGCAAAATCATGTCCGCTGTTTTTGGGGTTCTCATTATTTTGGCGGGTTTACTTTGGCTGAATCTCAAAGACTGGGATTTGTTCGAGATCATGACTGTATTCGGTTCGATGATCGCCATACCGATTGCTATGCCGCTGGTATGGGGACTGTTTATAAAGGGAGCACCGCGTTGGTCAGCTTGGAGTACCGTATTGGTCGGTTTTGCCTTCTCGATATTTTCCAAGCTTGTTGAACAGTATGGTTGGTTTGGATTAGGAGAACTTGCAGGTCGTGAAAAGTCCGACTTCCTATATTTCTTCTCCGGTCTCGGAAACATAGTCATTTGTAGCATCTGGTTTTTTATTACTGTCTGGATTGGCCGTTTGAATAACTACCAACCCGAGGAACATGTGGAGGAGTTTTTCAGAAATCAGAACCGTCCTGTAGACCACGATGGTGAAGGTGGGAAAGACAGCGACAATAACCAGGGTAAAGCCATGGGCATACTTTGCCTGATCTACGGAATCTTTATCGGACTACTTGGAGTTATTATTCCAAACAGTATGTCGGGTCGAATCAGCTTCCTCTTTTGTGGCTTGGTGATCGGCGGCATCGGCTATTTTCTGCGCCGAATGGGAACGAATAAAACTGCGAGCTAG
- a CDS encoding substrate-binding domain-containing protein, with protein MKVTLSDAPKYKQIMRILVSEMEERRMEPHARFYSESELKERFRVSVPTIRMALKELIQDGRIYREHGKGTFISPPTVRHQVLIVGRFQESLPSREFGIVSFAQSLIGDSAAYAQPLMPVPMNSQNFTEIAADLKHYYPNAKGVLFFRDYGVVRSTYQYLEDEGIPYVFYGSDSIRDQVEGRPSCFYPEAKIIDIGLRHLRELYGDNIAFVFNPHIRVFENRVRLYREWMEEHELHPEVIELSDASNLYDATLHVEAFSYVQQIKGQARSIFCVDDRFALLFHNAALRAGIGIPDELAILGINDYPFCNMVYPNISSISIPLFEDGRRCLDALLNQSQSGEVTNPGDSRVRLISRHST; from the coding sequence ATGAAAGTTACCCTGTCAGATGCTCCGAAATATAAGCAGATCATGCGTATTTTGGTGTCCGAAATGGAGGAGCGCCGTATGGAGCCTCATGCGCGTTTTTACTCCGAAAGTGAGCTGAAAGAGCGGTTTCGCGTCAGTGTTCCTACGATTCGTATGGCGCTTAAGGAGCTCATTCAGGATGGGAGGATTTACCGTGAGCATGGCAAGGGAACCTTTATTTCTCCTCCAACCGTCCGGCATCAGGTATTGATTGTGGGTCGGTTCCAAGAGTCGTTGCCTTCGCGCGAATTCGGAATCGTGAGTTTTGCCCAGAGTCTGATCGGCGACTCAGCAGCCTATGCGCAGCCCTTGATGCCCGTTCCGATGAACTCGCAAAACTTTACTGAAATTGCTGCTGATCTAAAACACTACTACCCAAACGCAAAGGGTGTATTATTCTTTAGGGATTACGGGGTTGTTAGGTCGACTTACCAGTATCTTGAAGATGAAGGCATCCCTTATGTGTTCTATGGCTCTGATTCCATTCGCGATCAAGTCGAAGGAAGACCTTCTTGCTTCTATCCTGAGGCCAAAATAATTGATATTGGGTTAAGGCATCTAAGGGAACTATACGGAGATAATATAGCCTTCGTATTTAATCCTCATATTCGAGTCTTTGAAAATCGGGTACGCCTTTATCGAGAATGGATGGAAGAGCATGAGCTTCATCCTGAAGTTATAGAATTATCTGATGCCAGTAATCTGTACGATGCGACCTTGCATGTGGAAGCTTTCAGTTATGTCCAGCAGATTAAAGGACAAGCAAGATCCATTTTCTGTGTGGATGATAGATTCGCACTGCTGTTTCACAATGCTGCGCTGCGTGCCGGAATTGGAATACCCGACGAATTGGCTATATTGGGGATTAATGATTATCCGTTTTGTAACATGGTGTACCCAAATATATCTTCTATATCCATTCCACTCTTTGAAGACGGTCGCAGGTGTTTGGATGCTCTGTTGAACCAATCTCAATCAGGTGAAGTTACCAATCCTGGCGATAGCCGTGTAAGACTTATCTCAAGACACTCAACTTGA
- a CDS encoding zinc-binding alcohol dehydrogenase has product MSTKIPTSRTVLTLHGDGSFRRMESDMPELGPGMVLIKAKASLVSPGTELKGPVSRGSKAAGGWRGLRELQLNPDESLKPKPFGYANAGIVGAVGAEVHGLKEGDRVASIGAGYAQHSDYSVVPQNLVVSLPEEASYEQGAYGMLLATGMQALRRGDPKMGEYVAVAGMGIVGFLTARLFQIAGCYAIGWDTIDSRLQLAKDLGIDETAQVLVEDEIERTKAFTRGRGLDISVVALGGDATRPAHALEKCMKVTGDGHAMGTMVIVGGAEFPFTRSLTNMDVRRSSRTGAGYHDKAWERGRNHDDVFVRWDTKSNLELCLRLVAEGKIAVEKLTTHRVPFGQLEEETKQITQDPDSILGMIFEYE; this is encoded by the coding sequence ATGAGTACAAAAATCCCTACTAGTAGGACCGTATTAACTCTTCATGGCGATGGTAGTTTCCGTCGGATGGAAAGCGACATGCCAGAACTCGGTCCGGGCATGGTGTTAATCAAGGCCAAGGCCTCACTGGTTAGTCCGGGGACGGAACTCAAGGGACCCGTTTCCCGTGGAAGCAAAGCTGCAGGTGGTTGGAGAGGGCTTCGTGAACTTCAACTGAATCCTGATGAGTCATTAAAGCCGAAACCGTTCGGCTATGCTAATGCGGGCATAGTTGGAGCTGTAGGTGCAGAGGTGCATGGATTGAAGGAGGGCGATCGAGTAGCTTCGATTGGAGCAGGGTATGCCCAGCATTCGGATTACTCTGTCGTTCCTCAGAATCTGGTCGTATCACTACCTGAGGAAGCCAGCTATGAGCAGGGCGCCTATGGCATGTTGCTTGCGACCGGAATGCAGGCCTTACGCCGGGGAGATCCGAAGATGGGTGAATATGTAGCAGTGGCCGGTATGGGCATTGTGGGTTTTTTGACCGCACGCTTATTTCAGATCGCTGGTTGCTATGCTATAGGTTGGGATACGATCGATAGTCGATTGCAGTTGGCCAAGGATTTGGGAATCGACGAGACAGCTCAAGTCCTTGTCGAAGATGAAATTGAGAGAACGAAGGCGTTTACCCGCGGTCGTGGACTGGATATCAGTGTGGTTGCGTTGGGTGGAGATGCTACCAGACCAGCCCATGCATTGGAGAAGTGCATGAAGGTGACGGGGGATGGCCATGCTATGGGAACGATGGTTATTGTTGGCGGGGCAGAGTTTCCTTTTACCCGATCGCTCACGAATATGGATGTGCGCCGTTCATCAAGAACAGGTGCTGGTTATCATGATAAGGCCTGGGAGCGAGGGAGAAACCATGATGACGTTTTCGTGCGCTGGGACACCAAGAGTAACTTGGAGCTTTGTTTGCGTTTAGTAGCCGAAGGAAAAATTGCTGTGGAGAAACTCACAACTCATCGCGTGCCATTTGGTCAGCTCGAGGAGGAAACCAAGCAAATAACCCAGGATCCGGACTCTATTTTAGGCATGATTTTCGAGTACGAATAA
- a CDS encoding sugar phosphate isomerase/epimerase — translation MTQANDTPPITVFTKPWKDLEISALADLIAELGFDGIELPVRPGFQVEPDTIEETLGHAVDVFKACGLTIYSVAGDMDVKTARACAQAGVPVLRTMLKITPEKSYQEHVEEFRTLCLELGEALAGSATTIGLQNHCDEFVTSSIGMMHAIEGLPNEEVTAVLDLGHTGLDGEVEEIAIDIAWSRLSLVNLKNAIRYPDGKDDFGATIWNRTWVPGREGYTSWNKAIAELGRRSYSLPICITCEYKDEARKGLSGNDVILHLKDDLKFLKELIDQHY, via the coding sequence ATGACCCAAGCTAACGACACTCCACCGATTACGGTATTTACGAAGCCTTGGAAAGATTTAGAAATTTCGGCACTGGCAGACCTGATCGCTGAGCTGGGATTTGATGGTATAGAATTACCGGTTCGTCCGGGGTTCCAGGTTGAGCCGGATACGATTGAGGAAACCTTGGGTCATGCCGTTGATGTTTTCAAAGCTTGTGGGTTGACTATCTACAGCGTGGCTGGAGACATGGATGTAAAAACAGCTCGAGCCTGCGCCCAGGCCGGAGTTCCTGTTCTGAGAACCATGCTTAAGATTACGCCTGAAAAATCTTACCAAGAGCACGTTGAAGAATTTCGTACACTTTGTTTGGAACTGGGAGAAGCTCTTGCTGGGTCAGCAACAACCATTGGTCTGCAAAACCACTGCGATGAGTTTGTTACCAGCTCTATTGGAATGATGCATGCCATCGAGGGGCTTCCCAATGAGGAAGTGACTGCCGTGCTGGACCTGGGGCATACGGGATTGGATGGCGAGGTTGAGGAAATCGCCATCGATATTGCCTGGTCTCGCCTTTCGCTCGTCAATTTGAAGAATGCTATCCGTTACCCCGATGGGAAAGATGATTTTGGAGCGACTATTTGGAACCGTACCTGGGTTCCTGGTAGGGAAGGGTATACCTCCTGGAATAAAGCAATCGCTGAGCTTGGGCGCCGTTCTTACTCATTGCCGATTTGCATTACCTGTGAGTACAAAGATGAGGCGAGGAAAGGACTGTCTGGGAATGACGTCATTCTACATCTAAAAGACGATTTGAAATTCTTAAAGGAGTTGATCGATCAACATTACTAA
- a CDS encoding sugar phosphate isomerase/epimerase has product MQSNNLLYPGFKWSFSTLGCPEMTLDEICELARTFGLPYAELRATEQRVDLPTLFQEQFDSPESLASYLKDQKIGISCFDTSLKMVGNSTEDRIAFLEFLPWAEATGTQFLRVFDGGTVDTALNDIAYGIACDTIEWWLEERDKSGWKADIAIETHDCLVHIESHQRLAAKYPELKIIWDTHHTWKKGNVAVEASWDQLSQNTCSVHVKDSISEPSARHPFTYVNLGDGEFPLATTLDLLKDNHYQGFVTIEWERMWHPYLPELKEAFTRARELNWF; this is encoded by the coding sequence ATGCAATCAAACAATTTGCTCTATCCGGGATTCAAATGGTCTTTTTCTACGCTCGGTTGTCCAGAAATGACGCTGGATGAAATCTGTGAACTAGCTCGTACCTTTGGCCTTCCATATGCGGAACTCCGCGCCACGGAGCAACGAGTGGACTTGCCTACTCTCTTTCAGGAGCAGTTTGATTCACCGGAATCATTAGCCAGCTATCTCAAGGATCAGAAAATCGGTATCAGTTGCTTCGACACCTCCCTGAAAATGGTTGGCAATTCCACCGAAGATCGAATCGCCTTCCTGGAATTTCTTCCTTGGGCTGAAGCTACGGGCACTCAATTTCTACGTGTTTTTGATGGTGGAACGGTGGATACGGCGCTCAATGACATCGCTTACGGAATCGCCTGCGATACCATCGAATGGTGGTTAGAGGAAAGAGACAAGAGCGGCTGGAAAGCCGACATCGCCATTGAGACGCACGACTGCCTGGTTCATATCGAATCTCATCAACGTCTCGCAGCGAAATACCCGGAGCTTAAGATCATTTGGGATACACACCACACCTGGAAGAAAGGGAATGTGGCCGTTGAAGCCAGTTGGGATCAACTCTCTCAAAACACTTGTAGCGTTCACGTAAAAGACAGTATTTCGGAACCGTCCGCACGCCACCCATTCACTTATGTCAACCTGGGTGATGGAGAGTTCCCTCTAGCTACGACCCTCGACCTCTTAAAAGACAACCACTATCAAGGGTTTGTGACTATCGAGTGGGAACGCATGTGGCATCCCTACCTACCTGAACTTAAAGAAGCTTTCACAAGAGCCAGAGAACTCAACTGGTTTTAA
- a CDS encoding SDR family oxidoreductase produces MNEKLKNKRVLVTAGAQGIGEAISRTLLEAGAHVAIHYFSSSANAEKIAEDANGKGQTVYTLGGDLTDADKAKETVENAVAHLGGLDILINNAGSLVDRKWVGEIDAEFWRKVIDINMSSMMFVSQAAAAHLAKNETSSMVNLASLAGRKGGHPGSLVYSTTKGAILTFTRALAVELAPQGTRVNAVAPGLILGTSFHSTHTSEESANETIKGIPLGRAGNPDDVARVVEYLASEYDGFVTGATIDINGGVYSA; encoded by the coding sequence ATGAACGAAAAATTAAAAAACAAACGCGTACTAGTAACAGCCGGAGCCCAGGGAATTGGCGAAGCCATTTCAAGGACGCTTCTCGAAGCCGGAGCACATGTAGCCATTCACTACTTTTCCAGTTCAGCCAATGCTGAAAAAATTGCTGAAGATGCCAACGGCAAGGGTCAAACGGTATACACCCTTGGCGGTGACTTGACCGATGCAGACAAAGCAAAGGAAACCGTCGAGAACGCAGTCGCCCATTTGGGTGGGCTGGACATCTTGATCAATAACGCCGGCTCACTGGTAGACCGAAAATGGGTGGGAGAGATCGACGCCGAATTCTGGCGTAAGGTCATCGACATCAACATGAGCTCCATGATGTTTGTTTCCCAGGCAGCAGCCGCACATCTGGCGAAAAACGAAACCAGCAGCATGGTAAACCTGGCATCACTAGCTGGTCGCAAAGGCGGACACCCAGGATCCTTAGTTTATTCGACTACCAAAGGAGCCATTCTCACCTTCACCCGTGCACTCGCCGTTGAACTCGCTCCACAAGGCACTCGCGTAAATGCGGTTGCCCCGGGACTCATCCTTGGCACATCATTTCACAGCACACACACAAGCGAGGAATCCGCCAACGAAACGATCAAAGGCATACCTCTGGGACGTGCCGGAAATCCTGACGACGTAGCTCGAGTGGTTGAGTACCTGGCTTCAGAATACGATGGTTTTGTCACCGGTGCCACGATAGACATAAATGGTGGAGTCTACTCCGCCTAA
- a CDS encoding heparinase II/III-family protein, producing the protein MTQLFHRVTILAISLASAATLQAGKDFLNANWESHSGFRVSTEAVLPEKEIHPSLWFSEEGLAAFKTQLNADATIREYWTKVKNHPLLTAPFPEVIPDEELWIPELASANNKRIHKYYGEMTQIPLYAGFMAWMTDDPQEKQAYIDRAKAALMRAFDGPFFDLDPRGSGVDKSVDEIYQGIWSQSICAAYDFVQPFLSKEEDKIIRARLLKVARYTHENLDSWASGPHNHLSKPAWGLAAYALTFTDDPDAADWFQNAMEAANRNTHYHFSADGIYREGGMYYIFSWLNYVPFLYHYKNVSGVDYFEDFKESFEWGVIGRNAKGWIMNVEDSFIRPVPTQMVAKAFADHRSFLAPDVPFSQILQWNFQTTDYQPYRDIEKISGFNYTGATWDYPKELYELISYDPDIQARAPTTDPTIFMDGGQTFFRDRWTHGEKNQSYLLFHSVPQADNHDHNDTLSFILYSKNQMMASDSGYTRSSYGEDIRYTYYRRPQAHNTLTFDDIPLGDFVENTPNPSEDKLNTSFFDLEKKTAPFRRYLGEIQGSANRTIAFIQGDYFLILDEAKGHDNGQKLDGKFDVYFHGGRSSVHREGNQFTWSYEKDRYGDAAKLISYQLTPGSETIINNTESTYIKADCDSFPSLQTSKAGSSALFGQILFPLGESEKAPIIEDISSEKLLGAKITQGNTTDLFLKSHSDKKSSKEGIQLDGDFSWTRHESGKLTQVVGQSVKLVNIENSSFLTADERLTFALEMGKTISLAIDIEKPTEVHLKLPKKIQSVMLDGRKVPFKSTDSGLIIRFEEDGNYLLN; encoded by the coding sequence ATGACACAGCTTTTTCACAGAGTAACAATCCTTGCGATCAGTCTGGCGAGTGCCGCCACTCTCCAGGCTGGCAAGGATTTTCTCAACGCCAATTGGGAATCCCATTCCGGATTCCGAGTCTCCACTGAAGCCGTACTTCCCGAAAAGGAGATCCATCCTTCCCTTTGGTTCAGCGAAGAAGGTCTGGCGGCATTTAAAACCCAACTGAATGCCGATGCCACCATTCGCGAATATTGGACCAAAGTTAAGAATCACCCATTGCTTACCGCCCCCTTCCCAGAAGTTATCCCAGATGAAGAGCTCTGGATCCCCGAACTCGCAAGTGCCAATAACAAGCGAATTCACAAGTACTACGGCGAAATGACCCAGATCCCACTCTACGCTGGGTTCATGGCGTGGATGACGGATGATCCGCAAGAGAAACAAGCCTACATCGACCGGGCAAAAGCGGCATTAATGCGAGCCTTCGATGGACCGTTCTTCGATCTCGATCCCAGAGGCTCTGGCGTCGACAAATCGGTGGACGAAATTTACCAAGGCATCTGGTCGCAATCCATCTGTGCCGCCTACGACTTTGTGCAACCCTTTCTCAGTAAGGAGGAAGATAAGATCATCCGAGCACGCCTACTCAAAGTGGCTCGCTACACTCATGAGAACCTTGATTCTTGGGCGAGTGGACCTCATAACCATCTGTCCAAACCGGCTTGGGGATTAGCTGCCTATGCGCTGACCTTTACAGACGATCCCGATGCAGCTGATTGGTTTCAAAATGCCATGGAGGCAGCCAACAGGAACACGCATTACCACTTCAGTGCCGATGGAATTTATCGTGAAGGCGGCATGTATTATATCTTCTCATGGCTGAATTACGTACCTTTCCTCTATCACTACAAAAATGTTTCGGGCGTAGATTACTTTGAAGATTTCAAAGAGTCTTTTGAGTGGGGAGTCATAGGAAGAAATGCTAAGGGCTGGATCATGAACGTGGAAGACTCATTCATTCGTCCCGTTCCTACCCAGATGGTAGCCAAGGCCTTTGCCGATCATCGTTCTTTCCTCGCCCCCGATGTTCCATTCTCGCAGATACTCCAATGGAATTTTCAAACCACCGACTATCAACCCTACCGCGACATTGAAAAGATCAGCGGCTTCAACTACACCGGAGCCACTTGGGATTATCCGAAGGAACTCTACGAACTGATTTCTTACGATCCAGACATCCAAGCGCGTGCTCCAACGACTGATCCAACCATTTTTATGGATGGAGGACAGACCTTCTTCCGCGATCGCTGGACTCATGGAGAAAAAAATCAATCTTACTTGCTTTTTCATAGCGTACCACAAGCTGACAACCACGACCACAATGATACACTGAGCTTCATTCTCTACTCAAAAAATCAGATGATGGCCTCTGATAGTGGTTATACGCGCTCTAGCTACGGAGAAGACATTCGCTATACTTACTACCGTCGCCCACAGGCGCACAACACCCTCACTTTTGACGATATTCCCTTAGGAGACTTCGTGGAAAACACACCCAATCCATCAGAGGATAAACTAAACACGTCCTTCTTTGATCTCGAAAAAAAGACGGCACCTTTCCGTCGCTACCTCGGAGAGATACAGGGTTCAGCCAACCGAACCATAGCCTTTATCCAAGGTGACTACTTCCTCATTCTGGATGAAGCAAAGGGGCACGACAATGGACAGAAGCTGGACGGAAAATTCGACGTCTATTTTCACGGTGGACGCAGCTCGGTTCATCGCGAGGGAAATCAATTCACATGGTCGTATGAGAAAGATCGGTACGGTGATGCAGCAAAATTAATCAGCTATCAACTCACTCCAGGATCTGAGACCATAATCAACAACACCGAGAGCACTTATATCAAGGCCGACTGCGACTCCTTCCCCTCCCTTCAAACATCAAAGGCCGGCAGCAGTGCATTGTTTGGACAAATTCTTTTTCCTCTTGGTGAGAGCGAGAAGGCTCCGATCATAGAAGACATTTCCAGTGAGAAACTCCTGGGAGCAAAAATCACACAAGGCAATACCACGGACCTTTTTCTAAAATCACATTCCGACAAGAAGAGTTCCAAGGAAGGCATTCAGCTTGATGGTGACTTTTCTTGGACGAGACACGAGTCAGGTAAATTGACTCAAGTGGTTGGCCAATCCGTCAAACTAGTTAACATAGAAAATTCGAGTTTCCTTACAGCGGACGAGCGCCTCACCTTTGCTCTCGAAATGGGCAAAACCATCAGCCTCGCTATCGATATTGAAAAGCCAACCGAAGTCCACTTAAAATTACCCAAGAAGATTCAGTCGGTCATGCTTGATGGCAGAAAGGTCCCATTCAAATCAACTGACTCAGGGCTTATTATTCGATTCGAAGAAGACGGTAATTATTTACTGAATTAG
- a CDS encoding glycoside hydrolase family 88 protein has product MNTKHLSVGLIAALITVNTWANDELAIKLNDALEFAEQPLTGLAEEVLDNTNQFVDYSNTAGQWNVKNSSTWCSGFVPGLFWYMYDHTGELVWSQRARLWTNGVRSRSTAADNDTGFQIFDSFGLGYLILGESNEDYLNVMRTATNTFSTQRYNPIIGCYRAWTNHSSNPVTNPSITASTTNPNDMVFEVNIDMLMNLELPLFIGYRDSNQNYIDESISHADISWRDLVREDGSTYHVVGYKPDGSVDYKRTHQGWITDSTWSRGQAWAVYGYTMVYRYTQLLRMLDRAEACFDYFVTATDIQSSDAIPYSDFDAALNSQNPRDSSAAAIVASAALELYDMTEDEKYLIRASAILNSLASTEYLSRGTNYESILRKASSKWGDPETAAIFADYFFVEAGLRYLEMFPLDPTTGKPVNISTRGHVGTGDQILIAGFVISKGAQQVIVQALGPELSTEGIDNFLSDPALTIFDANEEALATNDNWEDDDKQVIIISDLWNGSPPMDPDSNRLSRLP; this is encoded by the coding sequence ATGAACACGAAACATCTCTCTGTTGGACTGATTGCTGCACTAATCACCGTAAACACCTGGGCAAATGATGAGCTCGCAATAAAACTAAACGATGCACTCGAGTTTGCAGAGCAACCCCTGACTGGCCTCGCTGAAGAAGTCCTCGATAACACTAATCAATTCGTAGACTACTCTAACACTGCCGGACAATGGAATGTCAAAAACAGTAGCACTTGGTGCAGTGGATTCGTTCCGGGTCTGTTCTGGTATATGTACGACCACACCGGAGAACTGGTCTGGTCACAACGCGCTCGCCTTTGGACTAATGGTGTGAGGTCCCGGTCTACTGCTGCTGACAACGATACTGGATTCCAAATATTCGACAGTTTTGGACTCGGGTATTTGATTCTGGGAGAGTCAAACGAGGATTACCTTAACGTTATGCGAACAGCAACCAACACGTTTTCAACTCAACGATATAACCCAATCATCGGTTGCTACAGAGCGTGGACCAACCACTCCTCAAATCCTGTTACAAACCCGAGCATCACAGCTAGCACCACAAATCCGAACGACATGGTATTTGAGGTCAACATCGACATGCTGATGAACTTGGAGCTCCCGCTATTTATTGGATACCGAGACTCAAACCAGAACTATATTGATGAATCGATTTCTCATGCGGACATATCCTGGAGGGATCTAGTGCGAGAAGACGGAAGCACGTACCACGTAGTTGGATACAAACCTGATGGATCGGTGGACTACAAACGTACCCATCAGGGATGGATAACGGATTCCACCTGGTCACGGGGTCAGGCATGGGCCGTCTATGGCTATACGATGGTTTATCGCTATACACAATTGCTGCGTATGCTGGATCGCGCAGAAGCCTGTTTCGACTACTTTGTTACTGCAACTGATATTCAAAGCTCAGATGCTATCCCCTACTCTGACTTTGATGCGGCACTCAACTCGCAAAACCCTCGAGATTCATCCGCTGCGGCCATTGTCGCATCAGCTGCCCTTGAACTGTACGATATGACCGAAGATGAAAAATACCTAATTCGGGCCTCCGCCATTCTAAATTCACTAGCCAGCACGGAATACCTTTCAAGAGGCACGAACTACGAATCCATTCTCCGAAAGGCATCTAGCAAATGGGGCGACCCTGAAACGGCTGCCATTTTCGCCGACTATTTCTTTGTAGAAGCCGGCCTTCGCTACCTGGAAATGTTTCCCTTGGATCCGACTACTGGAAAGCCAGTCAATATTTCAACAAGAGGTCACGTTGGAACAGGAGATCAAATTCTCATAGCTGGCTTTGTCATCTCAAAAGGAGCACAACAAGTTATTGTTCAGGCATTGGGCCCAGAGCTTTCGACGGAAGGCATTGATAACTTTCTATCAGACCCGGCGCTAACCATCTTTGATGCAAACGAGGAAGCATTAGCTACCAATGACAACTGGGAAGACGATGATAAGCAAGTAATCATCATCAGTGACCTTTGGAATGGTTCACCTCCCATGGATCCAGACAGCAATAGGCTATCGCGATTACCCTAG